One genomic region from Sphingobacterium multivorum encodes:
- the metA gene encoding homoserine O-acetyltransferase MetA, whose protein sequence is MPVKLPNNLPAIELLKKENIFVMSDLRANEQDIRPLRVLVLNLMPLKITTETDFIRLLSNNPLQVEMEFLRLETHVSKNTPEEHLEMFYKSLTEVKENFYDGMIITGAPVEMVAFEEVTYWDEIQTIFDWARTHVTSSLYICWASQAALYHFYGVEKKPLTEKLFGVFKHTALNKRHPLFRGFDDEFFIPHSRHTTIEKDDLRVKEGLEILSESPEAGIAIVSSRGGREFYLTGHSEYAPFTLDEEYKRDLEKGQEIAMPANYYVDDNPENRPLVRWTSHANLLFNNWLNYFVYQETPFDLKDVVYLGEIKQG, encoded by the coding sequence ATGCCGGTCAAACTTCCTAATAACCTTCCTGCCATTGAGCTGTTGAAAAAGGAGAATATATTTGTCATGAGTGATTTAAGAGCAAATGAGCAGGATATCAGACCGCTTCGTGTTTTGGTACTGAACTTAATGCCGCTTAAAATTACGACAGAGACAGATTTTATTCGTTTGCTGTCAAATAATCCTTTGCAGGTGGAAATGGAATTTTTGCGACTTGAAACGCATGTTTCAAAGAATACCCCCGAAGAGCATTTGGAAATGTTTTACAAGAGCTTGACCGAGGTTAAGGAGAATTTCTACGACGGAATGATTATTACGGGGGCTCCAGTTGAAATGGTTGCTTTTGAGGAAGTGACCTACTGGGATGAAATTCAGACCATCTTTGACTGGGCGAGGACCCATGTAACATCAAGTTTGTATATCTGTTGGGCGTCTCAAGCGGCATTGTATCATTTCTATGGTGTAGAGAAGAAGCCATTAACGGAAAAACTTTTTGGTGTATTTAAGCACACTGCGTTAAACAAAAGACATCCTTTATTCCGTGGATTTGACGATGAATTCTTTATACCGCACAGCCGCCATACAACAATTGAGAAGGATGATCTCCGGGTAAAAGAGGGTTTAGAAATTCTTTCAGAATCGCCAGAAGCCGGTATTGCTATTGTTTCTTCACGCGGGGGACGCGAGTTTTATTTGACGGGACATTCGGAATATGCTCCTTTTACACTGGATGAAGAATATAAAAGAGACTTAGAAAAAGGGCAGGAGATTGCTATGCCGGCAAATTATTATGTTGATGACAACCCCGAAAATCGCCCTCTGGTGCGCTGGACAAGTCATGCGAATCTTCTTTTCAATAATTGGTTGAATTACTTTGTGTATCAAGAAACTCCTTTTGATCTAAAAGACGTGGTTTATTTAGGCGAAATCAAACAAGGATAA
- a CDS encoding TlpA family protein disulfide reductase — protein sequence MTKKVNYSLLLLVSLLFCNPFLVKASKHCVVEEENKSRTEGYNLSFRDSKNNILSLNQLKGKVVVINLWATWCPPCLAEMPSLDQLYKDFKGNDAIVILAVDIDGNLSASRKFMAKRKYSLPVYQLNSALPKELSTTSIPTTIILDKAGKLVIKHVGGMNFGSQKFRKSLLDLSKE from the coding sequence ATGACAAAAAAAGTAAATTATAGTCTCCTTTTATTGGTTAGTTTGTTGTTTTGCAATCCATTTTTGGTTAAAGCAAGCAAGCATTGTGTGGTCGAGGAGGAGAATAAGAGCAGAACCGAAGGATACAATCTTAGTTTTAGGGACAGTAAAAACAATATATTGAGCTTAAACCAGCTCAAAGGAAAAGTTGTGGTTATTAATTTATGGGCGACATGGTGTCCACCATGTCTTGCTGAGATGCCTTCCTTGGATCAACTCTATAAGGACTTTAAGGGCAACGATGCTATTGTTATTTTGGCTGTCGATATCGATGGAAATCTTAGCGCTTCGCGGAAGTTTATGGCGAAAAGAAAATATAGTCTACCGGTCTATCAATTAAATTCGGCTTTACCCAAAGAATTGAGTACCACAAGCATACCAACAACGATTATTTTGGATAAGGCTGGTAAGCTGGTCATTAAACACGTAGGTGGAATGAACTTTGGGTCACAGAAATTCAGAAAATCCCTATTGGATTTAAGCAAGGAATAG
- a CDS encoding M13 family metallopeptidase — protein MKKNLLLAALLTCGSLAGQAQNNAINVNYMDKSVRPQDDFYNFVNGQWMKTVKIPSDKARWGSFDELRENTDIATLKVLQESLTGQFQKGTDNQKIGDLYKSFVDMKTRNKLGLEPVKPYLAKIATIKNFDDLYNYLVEVAPIGGNPFFSGYVYAHLKNSDVNTVYLGGGSLGLGRSYYQVKDKKNEETLTDYSNYISALYAKSGQITKDLKGPKIVAFEKQLAANLKTVEQSRDANGRYNPIAVADLKKIVKNVDIAKYLKDVGFKADTVIVPEIKYYENLDRVFNPENLPVIKELLTFHILNNAASYTTQELNDLYFDFWGRKLKGQKEQRALDKRGVEFVNSIAGELLGKLYVKENFPPKAKAEAEELVSYLVKSFGQHIKGLTWMSDETKVKALDKLAKFKVKIGYPDKWKDFSKLDVGTSLYENVLASSKWAFYQNLAKQDKPVDKSEWGMTPQTVNAYYSPLFNEIVFPAAILQPPFYDYKADAAVNFGGIGAVIGHELSHGFDDQGAKYDGNGNLNNWWSDSDKAKFEAAADALVRQFESYEPVPGVFVNGRFTLGENIGDLGGSSVAFDALQLYLNDKGNPGLIDGFTQDQRFFLSWATIWRTKTTDEFVVNQVKTDPHSPAQYRAFAPIINLDAFHKAWDTKNGDKMFVPVDKRIKIW, from the coding sequence ATGAAGAAAAATCTACTTTTAGCAGCTTTGTTAACCTGCGGCTCATTGGCGGGCCAAGCGCAAAACAACGCAATCAATGTGAATTACATGGACAAGAGTGTTCGTCCTCAAGATGACTTTTATAATTTTGTGAATGGACAATGGATGAAAACAGTCAAAATACCCTCTGATAAAGCACGTTGGGGTTCTTTCGACGAATTGCGTGAAAATACCGATATTGCTACATTGAAGGTCTTGCAAGAATCGCTAACTGGACAATTCCAAAAGGGTACAGACAATCAGAAGATAGGTGATTTGTATAAATCATTTGTGGATATGAAAACACGTAATAAACTTGGTTTAGAGCCTGTTAAACCTTATCTTGCTAAAATTGCAACGATCAAGAATTTTGATGATTTATACAACTATCTTGTTGAGGTAGCACCGATTGGTGGAAATCCTTTTTTTAGTGGCTATGTATATGCGCATCTTAAAAATTCCGATGTTAATACAGTATACCTCGGCGGAGGAAGTCTGGGGCTTGGACGTTCTTATTATCAAGTAAAAGATAAGAAGAACGAAGAAACATTAACGGATTATTCAAATTATATCTCTGCACTTTATGCTAAATCAGGCCAAATTACGAAGGATTTAAAAGGTCCAAAAATTGTCGCCTTTGAAAAGCAGCTGGCGGCAAACCTTAAAACCGTTGAGCAATCACGCGATGCAAATGGGCGATATAATCCGATCGCTGTAGCCGATCTAAAAAAGATTGTGAAAAACGTCGATATTGCAAAGTACCTAAAGGATGTCGGTTTTAAGGCTGATACTGTTATTGTACCGGAAATAAAGTATTACGAAAATTTGGATCGGGTTTTCAACCCTGAAAATCTACCGGTTATCAAAGAGCTATTGACATTCCATATTTTAAATAATGCTGCGTCATATACTACACAGGAGTTAAATGATCTGTATTTTGATTTCTGGGGTCGTAAGTTAAAAGGACAAAAGGAGCAGCGTGCTTTGGATAAGCGCGGTGTGGAATTTGTCAATTCGATCGCAGGTGAGTTATTAGGGAAATTGTATGTGAAAGAAAACTTCCCTCCAAAGGCCAAAGCTGAAGCGGAAGAGCTTGTAAGCTATCTCGTTAAATCTTTCGGGCAGCATATCAAGGGATTGACTTGGATGTCGGATGAAACGAAAGTAAAGGCATTGGACAAACTGGCTAAGTTTAAAGTTAAAATTGGTTACCCGGATAAATGGAAAGATTTTAGCAAACTTGATGTTGGGACATCGTTGTATGAAAATGTATTGGCTTCGAGTAAATGGGCATTTTACCAGAATTTAGCGAAACAAGATAAGCCAGTGGACAAATCTGAATGGGGGATGACTCCACAGACTGTGAATGCTTATTATAGTCCACTGTTTAATGAGATTGTCTTTCCGGCAGCGATTCTTCAGCCGCCATTCTACGATTATAAAGCTGATGCTGCAGTTAATTTCGGCGGTATTGGTGCGGTAATTGGTCACGAACTTTCACACGGATTTGACGACCAGGGTGCTAAATACGATGGGAATGGAAACCTGAACAACTGGTGGAGCGACAGCGATAAGGCGAAATTTGAAGCAGCGGCTGATGCTTTGGTACGTCAGTTTGAATCCTACGAACCTGTACCAGGTGTTTTTGTGAACGGTCGCTTTACATTAGGGGAGAATATTGGGGATTTAGGTGGCTCATCAGTGGCTTTTGATGCATTGCAACTCTATCTGAACGATAAGGGAAATCCTGGATTAATAGATGGTTTTACACAGGACCAACGCTTTTTCCTTTCCTGGGCAACGATTTGGAGAACGAAAACTACCGATGAGTTTGTGGTCAATCAAGTAAAAACTGATCCACATTCTCCAGCACAGTACCGTGCTTTTGCCCCGATCATTAACCTAGATGCTTTCCATAAAGCTTGGGATACAAAGAACGGCGACAAAATGTTTGTTCCGGTCGATAAACGTATCAAAATTTGGTAG
- the acnA gene encoding aconitate hydratase AcnA, translated as MSKEKSIQEIEINGKVYQYSSIKDLPEGNVMHLPFSIRILLENVLRNHDGFSITDEHVNTLIHWTPQPVDKDIPFKPARILMQDFTGVPAVVDMASLRAEFIRHGKDGQKINPAIPVDLVIDHSVQVDYFGTQYSYDKNVELEYERNRERYELLKWAQKGLKNFTVVPPGMGICHQVNLEYLAKGVIERDNWLFPDTLVGTDSHTPMVNGIGVLGWGVGGIEAEAAMLGQPIFFTCPEVIGLKLTGKIPATCTATDMVLSITKILRDKGVVGKFVEVFGDGLDSLSVTDRATISNMSPEFGCTVTYFPIDDRTLEYMHSTNRSAEQIKIVEDYCKSNLLWRTGKEEIQYSSVVEFNLSSLEPTVSGPKRPQDKILVKDLKTTFSHLLDSEHHRQYIPVLQRSESAWLADGGSGTEFTFGKVPVEHDSPHEVIQESIHAVRIKHNHKEYIVSDGSIAIAAITSCTNTSNPTVMIGAGLLARNAIERGLRTKSWVKTSLAPGSKVVTQYLERSGLSADLDALRFHTVGYGCTSCIGNSGPLPPQIAEAVEKGELIVASVLSGNRNFEARVHPQVKMNFLMSPMLVVAYALVGRVDINLLEEPLDYDPNGEPVYLKDIWPSREDIMETVNACVKQSDFQEVYDVIFDGSTDWQELEVNLDQNYQWDNTSTYIKESPFFENLQAVPNPIQDIQNARVLLYLGDSVTTDHISPAGSFKEETAAGQYLSAHQVSKEDFNSYGSRRGNHEVMMRGTFANVRIKNKITDREGGFSRYFPSNEVKTVYETAMEYRKNNTALIVLAGKEYGSGSSRDWAAKGTFLLGVRAVIAESFERIHRSNLVGMGVAPLVFINDENAEKLGLDGTEVYSITGLANDLTPHKLLSVKAVHDNGKTTTFQVKARLDSAIEIEYFKNDGILQYVLRQYLKNN; from the coding sequence ATGAGCAAAGAGAAATCAATACAAGAAATTGAAATTAACGGAAAAGTTTACCAGTATAGTTCTATTAAAGATCTCCCTGAAGGTAATGTTATGCACCTACCGTTCAGCATCCGGATACTACTGGAAAATGTATTGCGTAACCATGATGGATTCAGTATCACGGACGAGCATGTCAATACCCTGATTCATTGGACTCCACAACCTGTTGACAAAGATATCCCCTTCAAACCGGCCAGAATTTTAATGCAGGATTTCACCGGAGTACCTGCTGTAGTCGATATGGCATCACTACGTGCCGAATTTATCCGTCATGGCAAGGATGGACAAAAAATAAATCCTGCTATCCCGGTGGATCTGGTCATTGATCATTCCGTTCAGGTCGACTACTTTGGTACACAGTACTCGTATGACAAGAATGTCGAGTTGGAATATGAACGCAACCGTGAGCGTTATGAACTCCTTAAATGGGCACAGAAAGGATTAAAAAATTTTACCGTTGTTCCCCCAGGTATGGGTATCTGCCATCAGGTCAACTTGGAATATCTTGCCAAAGGAGTCATTGAACGTGACAATTGGCTTTTTCCTGACACATTAGTAGGGACTGATTCGCATACACCAATGGTCAATGGTATTGGTGTATTAGGTTGGGGAGTTGGTGGTATTGAGGCCGAGGCAGCCATGCTTGGACAACCCATCTTTTTCACCTGCCCCGAGGTTATCGGCCTTAAACTTACTGGCAAAATACCAGCGACATGCACCGCGACGGACATGGTTCTTTCCATCACAAAAATACTTCGTGATAAAGGTGTTGTGGGCAAATTTGTTGAAGTATTTGGCGATGGATTAGACAGCCTTTCGGTGACAGATCGTGCGACAATATCCAATATGTCACCAGAATTCGGCTGTACGGTTACCTATTTTCCGATCGATGACCGAACCCTTGAATACATGCATAGCACCAATCGAAGTGCCGAACAGATTAAAATTGTTGAAGATTATTGTAAAAGCAATTTACTCTGGCGGACAGGCAAGGAAGAAATTCAATATTCGTCGGTTGTTGAATTCAATTTATCAAGTCTGGAGCCAACTGTATCCGGCCCTAAGCGACCTCAGGATAAAATTCTTGTGAAAGATCTAAAAACTACATTTTCACATCTCTTGGATAGCGAACACCATCGACAGTATATCCCTGTTCTACAGCGATCGGAATCTGCTTGGCTTGCCGACGGCGGGTCTGGTACGGAGTTTACCTTTGGTAAGGTACCTGTTGAACATGATTCACCGCATGAAGTTATCCAAGAGTCTATTCATGCTGTGCGCATCAAGCACAATCATAAAGAATATATTGTCAGTGATGGCAGTATTGCCATTGCCGCCATAACAAGCTGTACCAATACTTCTAACCCTACTGTGATGATCGGCGCAGGTTTATTGGCCCGTAACGCTATCGAGCGTGGACTGCGGACCAAATCCTGGGTAAAGACCTCCTTAGCCCCTGGTTCAAAAGTCGTTACACAATACCTTGAAAGATCAGGACTTAGTGCTGATCTCGATGCCCTGCGTTTTCACACGGTGGGTTACGGTTGTACCTCCTGTATTGGAAACTCGGGTCCTCTTCCACCACAAATAGCAGAGGCAGTGGAAAAAGGTGAACTCATTGTCGCATCGGTATTGTCTGGTAACCGAAATTTTGAGGCGCGTGTGCATCCTCAGGTAAAAATGAACTTTTTAATGTCGCCGATGCTTGTTGTTGCCTATGCGTTAGTCGGAAGAGTTGATATTAATCTCTTGGAGGAGCCGCTCGACTACGACCCAAATGGTGAGCCCGTATATCTGAAAGATATTTGGCCGAGCCGCGAGGATATTATGGAAACCGTCAATGCCTGCGTCAAACAATCGGATTTTCAAGAAGTTTATGATGTCATCTTCGATGGTTCAACAGACTGGCAAGAACTTGAAGTGAATCTGGATCAAAATTACCAGTGGGACAACACGTCTACCTACATTAAAGAATCGCCCTTTTTTGAAAATTTACAGGCTGTACCAAATCCGATACAAGACATCCAAAATGCAAGGGTATTACTTTATCTTGGTGATTCGGTTACAACGGATCATATCTCACCTGCAGGGTCATTCAAAGAAGAAACTGCGGCTGGGCAATACCTCAGCGCACATCAGGTAAGTAAAGAAGATTTTAATTCGTATGGATCTAGACGTGGGAACCACGAAGTTATGATGCGTGGAACATTTGCCAATGTGCGTATTAAAAACAAAATTACTGATCGTGAAGGTGGATTTAGCCGCTATTTCCCAAGCAATGAGGTGAAGACGGTGTATGAAACCGCAATGGAATATCGAAAAAACAACACTGCACTCATTGTGCTGGCAGGAAAAGAGTATGGTTCGGGCTCCTCAAGAGATTGGGCTGCAAAGGGAACATTCCTGCTCGGCGTACGGGCGGTTATTGCTGAAAGTTTTGAGCGTATTCACCGAAGTAATCTTGTCGGTATGGGGGTAGCACCACTTGTGTTTATCAATGACGAAAATGCAGAGAAATTAGGACTAGATGGAACAGAAGTCTATAGCATCACGGGACTTGCGAACGATTTAACACCCCATAAACTCCTCTCGGTAAAGGCGGTGCATGACAATGGAAAAACAACCACATTTCAAGTGAAAGCAAGACTCGATTCTGCCATTGAAATCGAGTATTTTAAGAATGATGGTATTCTGCAATATGTGCTACGGCAATATTTAAAAAACAACTAA
- a CDS encoding pentapeptide repeat-containing protein, producing the protein MEELIEQTISKQTWTPELKQVQEFYKCTFEQCDFQSAELLDLIFTNCEFKSCNLSNVSLKGTQLDHVVFNDCKMLGIHFNECSSFSFHVNFSNSVLDYASFFERNIKKFQFDHCSLQHVDFERANLQQAVFRKANLLNARFIQSNLEGCDFRSSINIQLDPEANRMKKSKFGREQLPGLLLKYQLAID; encoded by the coding sequence ATGGAAGAACTTATCGAACAAACAATCTCGAAACAAACATGGACCCCTGAACTGAAACAAGTTCAGGAATTTTACAAATGCACCTTTGAGCAATGTGATTTTCAGAGCGCGGAACTGTTAGACCTCATTTTCACAAATTGTGAATTTAAATCGTGTAATCTTTCCAATGTCAGTCTGAAGGGCACACAACTAGATCATGTTGTCTTTAATGACTGCAAAATGCTAGGTATACACTTTAATGAATGTAGTTCATTTTCCTTTCATGTTAATTTCAGCAACTCGGTATTGGATTACGCCTCTTTTTTTGAACGAAATATAAAGAAATTTCAGTTTGATCACTGTTCGTTGCAACATGTGGATTTTGAACGAGCCAATCTGCAACAGGCGGTGTTTAGAAAAGCAAATTTGTTAAATGCCCGTTTTATACAAAGCAATCTCGAAGGCTGTGATTTTCGGTCCTCCATCAACATCCAGCTCGATCCCGAGGCCAATCGCATGAAAAAAAGTAAATTTGGTCGGGAACAGCTGCCTGGACTATTGCTTAAATATCAGTTGGCCATCGATTAA
- a CDS encoding WG repeat-containing protein: MKKISLSFAAILAASSMSFAQINKAFKINYAITYSVDPSEEAQAAPVSVYEAYVNNDKIKVVSASGEDEESIFLVKKNEEQSVILYPGLAKYVVKENELSSHAIKLVPNQTKMIAGYPCKLAQVEIPISEDNAENSTLSIWYSDKLPVAYWEGFDLFKKIPGAVLQLTTPLGMNMIAQNITDSQLDEKDFIVPEDYEQVASIYDDEEDAEDSNQIAENLYLFEDAATNLLGVKDGDEKTIVPAQYLYIAPFVGDLSIVQYKDEKYGAINLTGKPILPFRYDYLGYDDHLGQLVFGLNEKYGVMDKSGKILIPANYDMISFINGGYAVFQVKDKYGILNQAGKIIVPATYSFISENNATHFVSIENDKYNLTDIKTNQIVAPDYDLISITEEPNLFLASKGGKYGYLDGQGKVAIPFIYSGATSFSDGVASVSLADSDDVILINTKGERVEIDAAAEATDII, encoded by the coding sequence ATGAAAAAAATATCCCTATCGTTCGCAGCTATCTTGGCGGCCAGCAGCATGTCGTTTGCACAAATCAATAAAGCATTCAAGATCAACTATGCCATTACCTATTCCGTCGATCCCAGCGAAGAAGCGCAAGCAGCTCCAGTTTCTGTCTACGAAGCTTATGTTAACAATGATAAAATAAAAGTTGTATCGGCTTCCGGAGAAGACGAAGAGTCTATATTTCTCGTTAAAAAAAATGAAGAGCAATCGGTTATATTATACCCAGGACTGGCAAAATATGTCGTGAAAGAAAATGAGCTTAGCTCACATGCGATCAAACTCGTCCCAAACCAGACGAAAATGATCGCTGGTTATCCCTGCAAACTAGCGCAGGTAGAAATTCCTATTTCGGAAGATAACGCGGAAAACAGTACCCTATCGATTTGGTATAGCGATAAACTGCCAGTCGCCTATTGGGAGGGCTTTGATCTGTTCAAAAAAATACCTGGGGCTGTGCTGCAGCTAACAACACCGCTTGGCATGAATATGATTGCACAGAACATCACCGATAGCCAACTGGACGAAAAGGATTTTATTGTACCTGAGGATTATGAACAAGTAGCATCAATTTATGATGACGAAGAGGATGCGGAAGATAGCAACCAGATTGCTGAAAATCTCTATTTATTTGAAGATGCTGCAACTAACCTTTTGGGGGTAAAAGACGGCGATGAAAAAACAATTGTGCCAGCACAATACCTTTACATTGCTCCATTTGTTGGCGACCTGAGTATAGTTCAATATAAAGATGAAAAATATGGTGCCATTAATCTCACCGGTAAACCAATCCTCCCCTTCCGATACGATTATTTAGGTTACGATGACCATCTTGGCCAACTGGTTTTTGGACTAAACGAAAAATATGGGGTCATGGATAAGTCTGGTAAAATTTTGATCCCAGCAAATTATGATATGATATCATTCATTAACGGGGGCTATGCTGTATTTCAAGTGAAAGATAAATATGGCATATTGAATCAAGCGGGTAAAATAATTGTCCCGGCAACGTATAGCTTTATTTCTGAAAACAATGCAACGCATTTCGTCAGCATCGAAAACGACAAGTATAATCTTACTGATATTAAGACCAATCAAATCGTTGCGCCCGACTACGATTTGATTTCAATTACCGAAGAACCCAATCTTTTCCTTGCAAGCAAAGGTGGAAAGTATGGGTATTTAGATGGTCAGGGAAAAGTTGCAATACCATTTATATACAGTGGAGCTACCTCGTTCAGTGATGGCGTGGCTTCTGTTTCATTAGCGGATTCGGACGATGTAATTTTGATTAATACAAAAGGCGAACGTGTGGAAATAGATGCTGCGGCAGAGGCAACAGATATAATTTAA